One genomic window of Anaerolineales bacterium includes the following:
- a CDS encoding response regulator has product MAEKPLLLIVEDDPGTASLLETYFQSQGCRTECVRHGEEAEPRALESRPDIVLLDIRLPGIDGFEVARRLRKQRRTSAIPILMLTDLQDRSDRLKGLEAGVDDYIGKPFDLQEIGLRVRNTIERAGRKRTANPVTSLPEGKPVEDGLQRALLQPEWSIVTVRLDGLDSFRAGRGFPVADDMLREIGQALQNAAAAQLKVGALVGHLAFDEFILLSDMPALFDFAKTVASKLTEAAQAFYPVMGSQPTPEIRFLFRFLSSSDGTYPSLDSLQNALDQSPYRTL; this is encoded by the coding sequence ATGGCAGAAAAACCTCTGCTCCTTATCGTCGAGGACGATCCCGGAACGGCCAGCCTGTTGGAAACGTATTTTCAATCGCAGGGATGCCGGACGGAATGCGTGCGCCACGGCGAGGAAGCGGAGCCGCGGGCGCTGGAATCCCGCCCGGACATCGTCCTGCTCGACATCCGCCTGCCGGGCATCGACGGCTTTGAAGTCGCGCGCCGGCTGCGCAAACAGCGGCGCACCTCCGCCATCCCGATCCTGATGTTGACCGACCTGCAGGACCGCAGCGACCGCCTGAAGGGATTGGAGGCGGGCGTCGACGACTACATCGGGAAACCGTTCGACCTTCAGGAGATCGGCCTGCGGGTCCGCAACACGATCGAGCGGGCCGGCCGGAAGCGGACGGCCAATCCGGTGACCAGTCTGCCGGAGGGAAAACCGGTGGAGGACGGCCTGCAGCGGGCCCTGCTTCAGCCGGAATGGTCGATCGTCACCGTTCGCCTGGATGGATTGGATTCGTTCCGCGCCGGGCGCGGATTCCCCGTCGCCGACGACATGCTTCGGGAAATCGGCCAGGCGTTGCAGAACGCGGCCGCCGCCCAGCTGAAAGTCGGCGCCTTGGTGGGCCACCTCGCCTTCGATGAATTCATCCTCCTCAGCGATATGCCCGCGCTGTTCGACTTCGCCAAAACCGTGGCGTCGAAGTTGACCGAAGCCGCCCAGGCGTTCTACCCCGTGATGGGATCCCAGCCGACGCCGGAAATCCGGTTTCTGTTCCGCTTTTTGTCCTCTTCCGACGGCACCTACCCGTCGCTGGATTCGCTTCAAAACGCGCTGGACCAGTCTCCCTAT
- a CDS encoding zinc metallopeptidase, with protein MFFYDPTYLCFMLPAILLMMFAQWRVSHAYSKWGKVRNTLNLTGLDAARRLLSSGGIGGTGLSTAEGLAGVRVAGIGGQLTDRYDPSNNTLYLSQGVAQTPSVAAIAVAAHEIGHAIQQAEGYAPLRLRSLLVPAVNIGSYLGWILIFGGLVLGILQIAWLGVLFFSLGAVFALATLPVEFDASRRARAILAENGMLPGAEDIRGVNEVLNAAAMTYVAGLATAVMQLLYYVTLLGGMGGRRRS; from the coding sequence ATGTTTTTCTACGATCCGACCTACCTGTGTTTCATGCTGCCGGCGATCCTCCTGATGATGTTCGCCCAATGGAGGGTCAGCCATGCATATTCTAAGTGGGGAAAAGTACGCAATACGCTCAACCTGACGGGATTGGACGCCGCGCGCCGCCTGCTGTCGTCCGGCGGGATTGGGGGCACCGGGCTTTCCACGGCCGAGGGTTTGGCCGGAGTGCGGGTGGCGGGCATCGGGGGACAGTTGACCGACCGGTACGACCCCTCCAACAACACGCTGTACCTCTCCCAGGGGGTGGCGCAAACGCCGTCCGTCGCCGCCATTGCCGTCGCGGCGCACGAGATCGGGCACGCCATCCAGCAGGCGGAAGGATACGCGCCCCTGCGGCTGCGCAGTTTGCTGGTTCCGGCGGTGAACATCGGATCCTACCTGGGATGGATTCTGATCTTCGGCGGACTGGTGCTGGGGATCCTGCAGATCGCGTGGCTGGGCGTGCTGTTCTTCTCCCTGGGAGCGGTCTTCGCCCTGGCCACGCTGCCGGTCGAGTTCGACGCCAGCCGGCGCGCGCGGGCGATCCTCGCCGAAAACGGGATGCTTCCCGGCGCGGAAGACATCCGCGGAGTGAACGAAGTGCTCAACGCCGCGGCGATGACGTACGTCGCCGGCCTGGCGACGGCGGTCATGCAACTCCTGTATTACGTCACCTTGCTGGGCGGGATGGGCGGCCGGCGCCGGAGTTGA
- a CDS encoding pyrimidine 5'-nucleotidase — MPSDSCCVFFDVDDTLYPPERGVWNQIGLRINRYLVERVGILESEAERLRQRYFLEYGTTCKGLQAEHRVDPEEYYRFVHDFPLDRYLSPDPSLKAMLAAVPAKKVIFSNADRPYIQRVLSALDVAEAFDGIIDIFATGFACKPMDAAYRIAAEKTGSPQAADCMLIDDQPRNLRTARGMGWKTVLVHSPDRDGSADHHFDSIHRVAELFR, encoded by the coding sequence ATGCCATCTGATTCTTGCTGCGTCTTCTTCGATGTCGACGACACCCTCTACCCGCCGGAACGGGGCGTGTGGAACCAAATCGGGTTGCGGATCAACCGCTACCTCGTGGAACGGGTCGGAATTCTCGAAAGCGAGGCGGAACGCCTGCGCCAACGCTATTTTTTGGAATACGGAACAACCTGCAAGGGCCTGCAGGCCGAGCACCGGGTGGATCCGGAGGAGTATTACCGCTTCGTGCATGATTTCCCGCTTGACCGGTATTTGTCGCCCGATCCGTCGTTGAAGGCCATGCTGGCCGCGGTTCCGGCGAAGAAGGTCATCTTCTCCAACGCCGACCGGCCCTACATCCAGCGGGTGCTTTCCGCGCTCGACGTGGCGGAGGCCTTTGACGGAATTATCGACATTTTCGCGACGGGTTTCGCCTGCAAGCCGATGGACGCGGCCTACCGGATCGCCGCGGAAAAGACCGGTTCGCCCCAGGCGGCGGACTGCATGCTGATCGACGACCAACCGCGCAACCTGCGGACGGCGCGCGGAATGGGTTGGAAAACCGTTCTGGTGCACTCCCCGGACCGGGACGGATCGGCGGACCATCATTTCGACTCGATCCATCGAGTTGCGGAATTGTTCCGGTGA
- a CDS encoding 4-vinyl reductase — protein MSVTAAGKYLPNRILFQFRRALDETIGRTAAELVWREAGLRNECFAPDSDDLQKAVDFSCFAALAASVGKEYGESGARAVLLRCGRAAAVGTLRSTAAIAGLDGTRWYGRTGLRGKGQDLQAAARLWGLLSDMECRLETGPGLCRFRVSACPECAGRRADRPICHGVGGLFRGMLDWFGADPALPVTEDECLACGGAECVFSVPGDF, from the coding sequence ATGTCCGTTACCGCCGCCGGAAAATACCTTCCCAACCGAATACTGTTCCAATTCCGCCGGGCTCTGGATGAGACGATCGGCCGCACCGCCGCCGAGCTGGTATGGCGGGAGGCCGGCCTCCGCAACGAATGCTTCGCTCCGGACTCGGACGACCTGCAGAAGGCGGTGGATTTCTCCTGCTTTGCGGCGCTGGCCGCGTCGGTCGGGAAGGAATACGGGGAGAGCGGAGCGCGAGCGGTCTTGCTGCGATGCGGGCGGGCCGCCGCCGTCGGAACCCTGCGTTCGACTGCGGCGATCGCCGGCTTGGACGGAACGCGGTGGTACGGGCGGACCGGCCTCCGTGGAAAGGGGCAAGACTTGCAGGCCGCCGCCCGATTGTGGGGCCTGCTCAGCGACATGGAATGCCGCCTGGAAACCGGACCCGGCCTCTGCCGATTCCGAGTCTCGGCGTGTCCGGAGTGCGCGGGCCGCCGCGCCGACCGGCCGATCTGCCACGGCGTCGGGGGGCTTTTCCGCGGGATGCTGGATTGGTTCGGCGCGGATCCGGCGTTGCCTGTCACGGAAGACGAGTGCCTTGCCTGCGGAGGCGCCGAATGCGTGTTCTCCGTTCCGGGCGATTTCTAA
- a CDS encoding CTP synthase, translating into MTRYVFFTGGVVSSVGKGVTAAAIGLLLRERGFRVAVQKLDPYINVDPGTMSPYQHGEVFVLDDGSETDLDLGHYERFIDCRLNRVCNVTTGQVYAEVIAKERRGDFLGGTIQVIPHITNEIKRRIGLVAKSLDAEIVLVEVGGTVGDIESLPFLESLRQMRSDVGRGNAFFVHVTWLPHIGATGELKTKPTQHSVAELRSIGIQPDMIVARSDLPMDAGLKSKIALFCDVEPRAVVPLMTLPTIYQAPLVLEEAGVGDLIVDRLGLETRRRPEWKEWKHLVGELTRERPKVKIALVGKYVELQDAYMSVRESLRLAGVALGYDVQILWVHSTELEKGKGADLLAQADGIVVPGGFGTRGIEGKIQAARFARQQKIPYLGLCLGMQVMVVEFGRYALDDERAHSTEFDQNTPYPVIDLLPEQRDITDMGGTMRLGLYPCRVQPGTKAAAAYGSAQEVQERHRHRFEFNNAYRERFEAKGMVFSGLSPDGRLVEIAELVGHPFMLGSQFHPEFLSRPNRPHPLFRAFLDAAIRRAKR; encoded by the coding sequence GTGACCAGATACGTTTTTTTCACAGGCGGTGTGGTCAGTTCGGTCGGCAAGGGCGTCACGGCGGCGGCCATCGGGTTGCTGCTCCGCGAGCGCGGTTTCCGCGTCGCCGTCCAAAAACTGGATCCGTACATCAATGTCGACCCCGGGACGATGAGTCCCTATCAGCATGGGGAAGTTTTCGTGCTCGACGACGGCTCCGAAACCGACCTCGACCTGGGACATTACGAGCGGTTCATCGATTGCCGCCTGAACCGGGTCTGCAACGTGACCACCGGCCAAGTGTACGCCGAGGTCATCGCCAAGGAGCGCCGCGGGGATTTCCTGGGCGGGACGATCCAGGTGATTCCGCACATCACCAACGAAATCAAGCGCCGGATCGGCTTGGTGGCCAAAAGCCTGGACGCCGAAATCGTTCTGGTGGAGGTGGGGGGAACGGTCGGCGACATTGAATCGCTTCCCTTTCTCGAATCCCTGCGCCAGATGCGCTCCGACGTGGGCCGGGGAAACGCCTTTTTCGTCCACGTCACCTGGCTGCCGCACATCGGCGCGACCGGCGAATTGAAGACCAAGCCCACCCAGCACTCCGTCGCAGAATTGCGCTCGATCGGCATCCAGCCGGATATGATCGTCGCCCGCTCCGATTTGCCCATGGACGCGGGCTTGAAGTCGAAGATCGCGCTGTTTTGCGACGTGGAGCCGCGCGCCGTCGTGCCCTTGATGACCCTGCCGACGATTTACCAGGCGCCGCTCGTGCTGGAGGAGGCGGGGGTGGGGGATCTGATCGTCGATCGATTGGGGCTGGAGACCCGCCGCCGGCCGGAGTGGAAGGAGTGGAAGCATCTGGTCGGCGAGCTCACCCGCGAGCGGCCCAAGGTGAAGATCGCCCTGGTGGGGAAGTATGTGGAACTGCAGGACGCCTACATGAGCGTGCGCGAGTCGCTTCGACTCGCCGGCGTGGCGCTGGGATACGACGTGCAAATTCTCTGGGTCCATTCGACCGAGTTGGAAAAGGGCAAGGGAGCCGACCTGCTGGCGCAGGCGGACGGCATCGTGGTGCCCGGAGGCTTCGGAACCCGCGGAATCGAGGGGAAGATCCAGGCCGCCCGTTTCGCCCGCCAGCAAAAGATCCCCTACTTGGGGTTGTGCCTGGGAATGCAGGTGATGGTGGTGGAATTCGGCCGTTACGCGCTGGACGACGAGAGGGCGCATTCCACGGAATTCGATCAAAACACGCCCTATCCGGTGATCGACCTGCTGCCCGAACAGCGCGACATCACCGATATGGGCGGAACAATGCGGCTGGGCCTATACCCCTGCCGGGTGCAACCGGGAACGAAAGCGGCGGCGGCGTACGGATCCGCTCAGGAGGTCCAGGAACGCCACCGCCACCGGTTTGAATTCAACAACGCCTACCGTGAGCGGTTCGAGGCGAAGGGCATGGTGTTTTCCGGCCTCTCGCCGGACGGGCGGTTGGTGGAAATCGCGGAGCTTGTCGGCCATCCCTTCATGCTCGGCAGTCAGTTCCACCCGGAATTTCTCTCCCGGCCGAACCGGCCGCATCCGCTGTTCCGTGCGTTCTTGGATGCGGCGATCCGACGCGCCAAGCGGTGA
- a CDS encoding S41 family peptidase, protein MQPLTFEPETQPRNPFRALLIAAAAVWLALCIGSTSVGVGFLIGRSTGTDSSGVFGPFFQAWDLIHTRYVNQPVDDAQLIQGAIRGMMESLGDPHSAYMPAETYAMATEVLGGYVGIGVSVDSTGPFLEIVEIFPGSPAEEAGLEPGDQIVKIDGEDLTGKGAEYAKAQLVGEAGTHVRLGVSREGESELLEFDLVRAEIDPPVVYSKMLDDGIAYVYLSLFSDGADAQMKKALADLLAQEPQGLVLDLRQNIGGYVDTAVAVGSQFLAADTLLFTEKTGGGSEEFFYSAPGGLAVEIPLVVLVDGGTASAAEIVAGAIQDHRRALLVGTTTYGKGSVQEWIPLMNDMGAVSITVALWYTPSGRQISKAGLTPDVEVGITEEQFQAGEDPQLARALEVLKSERS, encoded by the coding sequence ATGCAGCCCTTGACTTTCGAACCGGAAACCCAGCCCCGGAATCCCTTCCGGGCCCTGCTGATCGCCGCCGCAGCAGTCTGGTTGGCGCTGTGCATCGGCTCCACCTCGGTCGGAGTCGGCTTCCTCATCGGCCGGTCGACCGGAACCGATTCGAGCGGCGTGTTCGGCCCCTTCTTCCAAGCCTGGGATCTGATCCACACCCGGTACGTAAACCAGCCGGTGGACGACGCCCAACTGATCCAGGGCGCGATCCGCGGGATGATGGAATCCCTGGGCGATCCGCATTCCGCCTACATGCCAGCCGAAACCTACGCCATGGCGACCGAGGTGTTGGGAGGCTATGTCGGGATCGGGGTGAGCGTCGACTCGACCGGCCCCTTCCTTGAGATCGTCGAGATTTTCCCGGGGTCCCCGGCGGAAGAGGCGGGGTTGGAACCGGGCGACCAAATTGTAAAAATCGACGGCGAGGACCTGACCGGCAAAGGCGCGGAATACGCCAAGGCGCAACTGGTCGGGGAGGCCGGAACCCACGTGCGGTTGGGCGTTTCGCGGGAGGGCGAATCCGAGCTTCTGGAGTTCGACCTGGTCCGAGCCGAAATCGATCCCCCCGTGGTGTACAGCAAGATGCTGGACGACGGAATCGCCTATGTCTACCTCAGCCTGTTTTCCGACGGCGCCGACGCCCAGATGAAGAAGGCCTTGGCCGACCTCCTCGCGCAGGAGCCGCAGGGATTGGTCTTAGATCTGCGGCAGAACATCGGCGGATACGTGGATACCGCCGTCGCGGTGGGCTCGCAATTCCTGGCGGCCGACACCCTGCTCTTCACCGAGAAAACCGGCGGCGGCTCCGAAGAATTTTTTTACAGCGCCCCCGGCGGGCTGGCCGTGGAGATCCCACTGGTGGTGCTGGTCGACGGCGGCACGGCTTCCGCCGCGGAGATCGTCGCCGGAGCGATTCAGGACCATCGCCGCGCCCTGCTGGTGGGGACGACCACCTACGGCAAAGGATCGGTGCAGGAGTGGATCCCCCTGATGAACGACATGGGCGCCGTCAGCATCACCGTGGCGCTCTGGTATACGCCGAGCGGGAGGCAGATCTCCAAAGCGGGATTGACTCCCGACGTCGAGGTCGGCATCACCGAAGAGCAATTCCAGGCCGGGGAGGATCCCCAGCTCGCCCGCGCGCTGGAGGTTCTGAAATCCGAAAGGAGTTGA
- a CDS encoding roadblock/LC7 domain-containing protein — translation MVTRLRDMQASTPDVEASAVVSVDGLIIASSLPQSVEEDRVSAMSAAMLSLGERIAGELGRGTLSQVYIHGDKGYVLLTAVGAEAVLTVLARESAKLGLVFLEIRRAADDLAKMVG, via the coding sequence ATGGTGACCCGCCTGCGGGATATGCAGGCCAGCACTCCGGATGTGGAAGCCTCCGCAGTCGTCAGTGTCGACGGTTTAATCATCGCCTCCTCCCTCCCCCAAAGCGTGGAGGAGGACCGGGTCTCGGCCATGTCGGCCGCCATGCTCAGTTTGGGGGAACGGATTGCGGGAGAATTGGGCCGCGGAACGCTCTCGCAGGTGTATATCCACGGGGATAAGGGCTACGTTCTGCTCACCGCCGTCGGTGCGGAGGCGGTCCTCACCGTTTTGGCGCGGGAAAGCGCCAAATTGGGATTGGTCTTCCTGGAGATCCGCCGTGCGGCGGACGATTTGGCGAAAATGGTCGGATAG